The Nymphaea colorata isolate Beijing-Zhang1983 chromosome 5, ASM883128v2, whole genome shotgun sequence DNA segment CATCTTCAAGTatttatatataggaaaatcaagttttacaCATAGAAAGAAATTTAGAGAGATTGGTGTGAATGGTAGCAAGGTTGGCACACTTGTGGCACATGCAGCGGCCACCACTTCACCTAACATTTCAAACTTCACAAGTCATTTTTATGTTAGCTTCAATTGATTATTTGGCTCGAGTtatcagtatttatcaaatctgttccTAATAAGGGAGAATTATTGCTGACAAAGATGTACCTCTTCTATAACGAAACAtaacatttgattcatgcaacaagatataaaactttaaaattttaaagagcaAACAATATGTAATAAGATGAATTGCTCgtaaatatcaatataaaaagatttttttgggGGTCCTGTtagatagtggccctgagccctatttcttcatcttttaaCCGCAAGACCGCAAGAGGACACCGCTTCCAAATAAAGAAGATTTTCTTCAATTAAGATTACCTTTAATATTCTGTCAATCTCTCACAGACGATAACCGTTAGCTGGGAAATAGGAAAACCTATGAGGTTGGTATGAAGTTCTTAGAGCTACTGAATCTAGGGTTAATCCAGAGGATGATTCTCGTGAAGCCTCGTAGAAGCAAACCGACTGAATTatgcttcatcttcttctccctgGTCTCTACTTCTTCCTGTTATTCAGCATCCGCTGGCTGCTACAGACCGTGTGCTCATCCTGGAGACGCCGCTGACGACCCTGCTGCACAGACACAAAGTTGAACAAGGTGGTGGTTCCGCTGCTGTAGTTCCTTCAGGTCCGTGTATATCAATTTCCCACACATAGCCCACACCTATCTCTGCCCTGCCCTTGGCTAGAAAGATATGCGGTCCTGTAGGAGATATTAAATGGAACAGAAATTGGCCGTGTAGGAGAGTTTAAATGGAACAGAAATTGATCACTGGGTGGTAGAGTACTGGCAACACttgtttattatttcatatttagaAAGCCTACTAACAAGTTGGATCTCAAGTTTACAGCCATTATGGTATCAGACTAAACAGACATTAGAAATTAAGATGTCCGAGtggaaaatattaaaatacTGCCCAACTTTTAGGAACAAATCAAGGCCAAGTCTAATTCTAAGATCAGTAGCTCCCTTTTAATGTTTTgataattcaaaatgaaaactgacagACTATCAGCCTTTGTCCTTTTCATTGCACCAACCTTTTAGGAATCCATCAATATATTGTTAcctaaaatatttatttatatttcttttttgttgcaaaCTTGTAATTCGTCATAAATTGTTTAAAGTAGTCACTTCTAATGTTGAACTCATGTACATGCCACCTTAAAGCATGCAtgaatttaaataattgaaCTTTTATTATCAATTAGAAGATTCATTTAACTCATGGTACACTTCCTGGGGCTGGTTGCAAGTGGTCCTGTGGTTCAAGTGTGCTGTCCCATGCGATCCCGTTTTATCTGAATTCTGGTGTTTGCAAGTATAAGTGGCTGAGAAAAATGTAGATAAGCAATTTGTGTGGGCTGGTGTGAGCAATTATCCACATCAGGCCACGACAAGATGTCTATACCGACAGCATTACTGCCGTCAAGTAAAACTATAATTGACGGTTTTCTTACTTTTACGGTTTTACCGATGCTTTTCTACCGTCAGTAAACGTAAGGTCTTTTTTGTAGTGCACGCCACTAGTAGTACTAGAGAAGGGGAAATGTACTCGAAGGTTTTACGGCTATTCTCAATAGGGTTTATGACCACGTTTCTTATTGACAAGAGATAAATTTTGATAATTACATtctgatttcaatttctcataTAAACACTTTtatgtttgatagtctcggatTAATATCAAAGAATGAGACGGATTTCAAACTCATGTATTTCAAATCCTTGATATGTTGATGAAACCATGGATCGTGGTCCGGCCCACGTAGGTCACAGATCTAAGGGGCAATGTTTGATAGCATCTGATCTGAGATTCAAGGCCATAAATATATACTGTTCAAGCAAGCATTGGATTTCATAATTggggatttgagatccacacTATATTATGAAAACCATGGATCAGTAGTCAAAGAAGttaagaggaggaggaggctgGGTCGGACTACATATCCACATTTTAATGTAAATCAGCCTCCTCCTTTAACACATTAATTCACTATTAGTATACTGAATTTGCAATGTTTTGTACTTGAAATAGGAAGGAAGCATAATTGTATGTGACGAGTTGCAATTCAACCACCTCTGTTCATAGCGATTCATTAATTCTATCTTAATTAATTAGCTGTAATTTAATACCCTCATAGGAAGTTTGATTgcttcagatttgaaatctCATAGGAAGTTTGATTgcttcagatttgaaatccatggatttgatcTACGCAACATGTTTTTGCTGATATTAAAAAGGATCTACGGTAAATTTtgtggttcatcaaactaaggatcttagcTCAGACTTAAGATCTATGCTCGCAAtcttaattttatctttttgcatTAGAAAAAAGATCGGATTTAAGATTGAATGCAGGAGTGTCTGtttttaaatccatggttttcaaatcCTGAGGATCTTAAATCATAGGCAATTATACGCAgccttaaagaaagaaaaaaaaaaaggccctCACTGAGTCATGCTCTCGTGCATGACTGATCTTAACAGTTGATGCTTGCATTGAGTGCACACTAGATGCTTTGGTGCAAGAAAATGCACTTTCTTATTCCAATTAAGCATACCACTTGCTTAGCCACATAGAACTAAGGAAGTACAATTATTGAAAGATGCAAGTGCATATGCATGACATGCTCCACATACGTGTTTGTGCAtgcatatgcacacacatacatacacgcacacagacacacacacacaaacacccACACTTCTTCAAAACTTCATGCAGGCCGAGACCTTTTTCCAGGCGGGGCGCGAAGAGATGTCCTCCCACCAGGCATTCACATGTTTGCGCGAAGCAATGAGGGAGGCATAAGGGGTGAGCATAATGTAGTGAGCGCAAGGAAGATGGTGCAGATCAGCAAGGGAGAAGACATCGCCAGCCAAGTACTTCCTCTTCGCCAAGACTTCCTCATAGACGTCGAGCACCTTGCCCAGCTTCGCGGCCTGGGCCTCGACCAAGGCTGCATCCGGCGTCCCTCCCCTGGATGGCTTGACCAATAACTCATAGACCATGGGCTGGATGGCCGGGTTGAATTGGTGAGCCTCAACTTCCAGCCAGACTCCGACTGAGTACGTCTCAGCCGGGCTGGTGCCTAGCAAGTCTGTCCCAATGTCCTTGTACCTGTGTGCCACGTACTTTGAGATAGCCCTAGACTCTGCAAGCACCAATATATCGTTAATTTAAATCCTTTGTTTTATATTGCCGATAAATTGGTAAGGTAGTTGTATGTATTATTTTGTGGTGGGACCAAGTATTTATGTAATTGCTTGATATGTTTCACGGCCAATCAAAGCACCAACTGCCATGAAGAAATAAACTTCTTATGAAATGTGGTTTGCTTTCCCTTACCAAAAAGCTTGAGATCTCCATCTTCAAATGCAGGAATCTGACCAAAAGGCTGAAAAAAAGAGACAGAAAATAAGAGCATCAGGCTTATTTGACTTTAAGTTGCATTTGACTATATATGGATCCATATATAGTTATTATGTCTCTTTCGGATCTTGGGCCGGCCGACAATTATCATGCTAGCATTCAATGAGCCCATTACATAATTTATTGTCCTGCACATTAGTGGCAGAGTCAGAAAAATTTACACTAGAATGAGCAGTAAACCGAATGTTCGACTCCTCGCATTATCTTGTGTGAGGGGTATTTCAGTCATTTGGGAAACTTTTTTTGCCTTCTTGTTTTTTCACTGATCAAGGAACCaaaagggcattttggtcatttcattGTCAAGGATGGGTAGAGCAACTTTGATTTGACTATGACTCGAACCTGCTTAAGTTCTGTCACAcgataaacaagtcgagcttgaacTAACCATACTTTGAACTCGGTTTTTAGACGAGCTGAACTCGAGTTGCTTCAAGATCTAAGCTCGTTAAGAGTCCCAATAATAGACATTTGGTGTTTTGCACAAGTTCAAAACCTGTTGTTTTCTGCGTTGCCTGGGTCGAGCTTGAATGGATCTCAAGCTACAAAATTaattgagctcgactcaagtttGAGCGGAGCTTGACTGGGGTTTGAGCTCGCCTCGAGCCAAGGCTTTGGTTGCTGTATGGAGTTTCAGCCACGTTAACTatgctcatgtgcagccctacatccGCCAACAATAGTTGCGGTGTATGTTATTTGTTCGAACTTCTTTGAACCCAAAATGTTGCAATTTGCCTCTacattaaaaaaggaaaagtctTTACAGACAAAATACAATAATTAATAAAAACCATAATAACAATAGTGGTATAAGAAAAGTAGTactcacaagaatcaaactaaaatgCACCAGATATGCGACTCATGCCATATCAATCATACCATACATATAGACtacaatgagaaagaaaaagaaagaaagaaggttaTAATAGCATacattaagagagagaaaaggctgCTGCTTATGGGCACCAGCGGCCATGTTAACAGGCACGAGCTCATAGTCGACCCCCTTCTCCTCCAAGCACACTAGCACCCTAGTTGTGCATGTCGAACGCGCCACACCATAAACCTTCACCcccatttctctctttctttttttcgcctctctctctctctttaggaTGTGTCTTCGGATTCTTCACAATGCTGTCATTTttataatagagagagagagagagagagagagaggtttagAAGGGTAGAAGAGGTGGCTGTTCATTTACTAGTCAGCTACCGGTCTGGTCTCATGTCAAGGCCCTTTGACTTGCAGAGCGACCGGCAGAAGAGGACGTCCGTCTCCCGCTGTTCTATGAGTCCCATCAAGCGGTGGACAACACCACGCCTTGGAACACATTGGTCTACTTGCCTCTCTTCTCCTCTGTTTTCTTAATCTTGTCATAAGCATTCATatatcctttctttttcttttctacgaAATGCATTATTAATATTATCATCATGGCAGGAAGCTGCCATTCATCACCATTGAACCCGCGTTTGCTATCCCGGAAAAAGAATTCCGGTGTACGGAAACGAACGTGATTGTAGGGTGACGTGCACGAAAAATTCACAGTTTATCTTGTCACGCCAAATCCCCAGATGTCTCAAAGGACAATTTATATCATGGACCAAAAATCAAAGAGACTTCACCATTAAAACATGGttgcacttttctttttatcaagGATGTCAGATTCTCGGTGATCTAAGATTCTTGGAGTTTTATATCCGTATTTTTTTTGTAGGATGTCTCAAAGGACAACTTACATCATGAACCAAAAAGTTATAGAGACTTCACCATTAAAATATGGCTCATCTTAAAGCATGTCTCAGCTTCAGCTTTTGTAAGGGCACCGTCCGGTTGCATTTGTTTTATTACGGATTTTAGATTTGCGGTGATCTAAGATTCTTAGGGTTTTAcatccatagatttaagataGGCTCTTTTCCCCCTCCAATCGGTCCTTAAGTCCATGGTTTTTAACGTCTAGCATCAATTTGAAATCTATGCTACTGAGATCCGCTGTTTGTTTAAACCAACAATGTTTCAAGtcacacctttttatgcaacCTCGAATCTTAGCAACCTAAAAGCATTTCTTGCCAATCTTAATCTTATTGTTTTTGAGTTACCCAGTTggaccaaaaagaaaaaaacaaaagagcaTAAAGTTCTATAGTAGGAGAATGCACCCAATTGCAAGAAGGGGAGACACCAACTCCCTCTGTAGAAAATGATTTGATGGCTTTAACCATAGTATCCCTCCACTTGTATGGTCCAGAGACATTGGGAACCTCTaactatataaaaaaagttgGCAAAAAATATCCACAGCATCTAATAGTCTAGCCCACGTCTTTACGTGAATGGTTCACCACAACAATCATTCTTGGATTAACGGACGCAAACAGTGGCGAAGCTTCTGTGTGACTGGTGTAGCCACTACCTATGcctaggggcggagccaagtaattttttattaaaaggattgaattatagtttcaaaattttaataagggccgaaaatatagtttttcaaactttttatataggctaagtgaaaagtttgaaaaaaatacatgtaatgtaagaatttttcttttttgaaattttgaatgagGGCCAAGGCCCCTACCGCCCCCTGTCACCGCCTCCACCCATGCTAGTGTTTGAAATCTTTTATGGTGAGCTCGACCTAAGTCCAACCACATGTGGTGCATACATTAGATTTAAGTCAGTGCCCTGCAAGCGCTCATCCTCATGAGCGAGAAATAAGTTAACGCCCCTTAGCTAAACTTCTTGAGAAGGGCTGAATTatagttccaaaattttgacaatgactaaaatatcattttgcaAACCGGTTTGACATTAGGGCACTCTAGGTGTAAGTGATCAGTCCATTCACAtaagttttttaattatttttcaatatatcaACAAGGAGGCTTGCTTGGTGAGTACAAGGTGTACTTCGTTTTACCATCCAACGAAAGGACCAAAGCCTTCACTCGTTCCCCTATGTCCCAAGCCTACCAGACCTGCTTTGGATACATCGGGCTGATGCCTCTTTTATTTGTCAACTTGTCTATCAGTCATCTCTCTTCTCTTGTAGAACATGATATTGTTGATGCTCTAAAAATTAGAAACAGGAATTGACTGCCAGTACCTACACTATCCATTACACCAACTTTTCTTGAGGATCCAATGAAGGaagattcattttccttttcaggtGGTGTCATTCCCAAATAAGTTCAAGCCCCAAACATATGCTTGGGAGTCAACAGCATGGCTGTGTAATATGTAGATGACACCCATATATAACCCAGTTTTGGTAACatccaaacactccaaaaactCAGAAACTTTGTTTTAGGGTGTTTTGGATGTCTTCCAAAATGGGGCGGAGGGAGGTGTGTGcatagtgtgggcaattgcccacacagaccaacaaaaatggttatttttatattgaaattttatAGCTGTTTTTTGAGTTTACATACAGGCGCCTcttaaaatctaaaattatataactagtgTCCTTTATTGGTAAACTAAAATACATTACTTGTGCAATCTATTATATTATACCATatgtgagagagaaaaagagggagatatAATGGGAGAAAATGATATATATCAAACACCACATATAGGAAAAGCTAATTTCCCGGATGTAGGAACAAAGATTAAGAACGCATGAAGAGGACTCCTTCCAACAAACAAAAGTCACAACTAAGTGACCTCGAAACCATAATCAAGCGACCAATTATTCAAAGCAACCCTAATCAAACCTCAAACTATTGATACCCCCaaccaaaatgaagaaaaaagtcTTGGAACACAGcaccattcttcttcttcttctccttcttccttctcagtTGAACCTCATGTTGGCTGCAACCTTCTGCCAGGCCGGGCGAGAAGAGATGTCCTCCCACCAGGCATTGACATGCTTGCGCGAAGTGATGAGGGAGGCATGAGGGGTGCACATGAGGTAGTGAGTGTAGGGCAGGTGGTGCAGGTCGGCCAGGGAGAAGAAGTCGCCGGCCAAGTACTTCCTCTTGGACAGGGTCTCCTCATAGACGTCGAGCACCTTGCCGAGCTTCTCGGCCTGGGCTGCGACCACGGCCTCATCCGGCGCCCCGCCAAACATCTGCTTGAAGATGCACTCGAAGACGAGGGGGCCTATGGCTGGGTGGTAGTGGTGAGCCTCAGCCTCCATCCACGCTGCTACTCCGGCAACCTCAGCTGGGTCCGTCCTCATGAAGTCTGGCCCCATGTCCTTGTATTTGTATGAGATGTACTTGGTGATTGCCCTTGACTCTGTTGATCAAACGGCCACATCTATGTCACTGACTTGACTTTATAGTTTGAAGATACTAGTAGCGTAGCTATCGCTCacggggctggtgtgggcaactgttCACCCCAGTGTGTAAacctttgtaaaatttttattttatcatctgTTTGGACTCAGGCCTATTCATATGAAGAACACAAGCCATTGTCTTGTAGTTTTACATGCACCCAATccattgcaataataagatggCCAGTCAGGAGACAGTGCACCATTATGTTGGTGTGTCGTCACTCACACTCACACCACCAACTTGACCGGTTATGCTACGTCGTCGCTTGTAGCTTTGTGCTTTTTTGCATTAAGAAAgttgtgggtgtgtgtgtgtgttttatgtCAACAATCaatcattcatttgatcaattgCTGTTTGCAATTTGTACTGGGCATTTACAAAATTTAACATTTAGGCCCtccaaactttttgaaaatattttatccccaaaacatttatattttctaaTCACGCAAAATAATATGCCCTCTTTAATCTTACCAAAGACATTATTATTAGGGATGTTAatatgtcaaatttgaatcgaATAATTAACCGATAAGAtctgaaaaaatcaaatacaaaaacaaatttatatctgatttttgtaTCAGATTCGAAATGgatcatttttagacaaatatcataaTGCCATTAcgttttgaaaattggccaaATCAAGATCAAAATCCAGATTCGaaattggatataaatataaaaaatgtgatGTGACTATGagaaaaagtggatatgattaaggatatgtcccatccaaatctgatccgttgacaacATTGAAGTCATTACAATGttagatttgtgaaaaaaaaaaactcaaaaattccTAAAATGGACCTGCTGATTCATGATCCGACTACTATAAAGATTCAAAACTTGCATACAATCATGTCTTGTTGGTTCCCAGATggatatcagatttggattcagatttagtcgTAAAACTGAgtactaaatctgaatccgattagGAATCTGATTCATGCATCTGTACCAGATCTGGTGAAATAGTTTTGGATCCAGATCGGAAATGAGTAGCGCCAAAACAGATCTTTATCCGTCTAGTTTGCATGCGGCGGAGGCCTTTATATCTCTCGATCTAAACCTGCTTCTCGCAT contains these protein-coding regions:
- the LOC116254031 gene encoding glutathione S-transferase-like; translation: MGVKVYGVARSTCTTRVLVCLEEKGVDYELVPVNMAAGAHKQQPFLSLNPFGQIPAFEDGDLKLFESRAISKYVAHRYKDIGTDLLGTSPAETYSVGVWLEVEAHQFNPAIQPMVYELLVKPSRGGTPDAALVEAQAAKLGKVLDVYEEVLAKRKYLAGDVFSLADLHHLPCAHYIMLTPYASLIASRKHVNAWWEDISSRPAWKKVSACMKF
- the LOC116254044 gene encoding glutathione S-transferase-like — translated: MGLKVYGMPMSPCTATVLALLAEKGLDYELVPINVRAGQHKQPSFLALNPFGQIPALKDGDLQLFESRAITKYISYKYKDMGPDFMRTDPAEVAGVAAWMEAEAHHYHPAIGPLVFECIFKQMFGGAPDEAVVAAQAEKLGKVLDVYEETLSKRKYLAGDFFSLADLHHLPYTHYLMCTPHASLITSRKHVNAWWEDISSRPAWQKVAANMRFN